One Phragmites australis chromosome 23, lpPhrAust1.1, whole genome shotgun sequence DNA window includes the following coding sequences:
- the LOC133906275 gene encoding uncharacterized protein LOC133906275 yields the protein MADQEAPEPAWPPWTSLLLQAMSRRRTWVALFLAVYAGLLCSSWSLLASVRAWYYSASAAGPAAAAPAWPAALYASVMYGAVFGLLSMGAALAVAAPAMLVTWITVLVLLAFAGKPRRLLVAEGRRATRDIAGLALRVLLREGNAVAALCAAASFVALLLGRRDDGGGGS from the coding sequence ATGGCGGATCAGGAGGCGCCCGAGCCGGCGTGGCCCCCGTGGACCTCCCTCCTGCTCCAGGCCATGAGCCGGCGGCGGACCTGGGTGGCGCTCTTCCTCGCCGTgtacgccgggctgctctgctcGTCCTGGAGCCTGCTTGCCTCCGTCCGCGCCTGGTACTACTCCGCCTCGGCAGCgggcccggcggcggcggcgcccgcgTGGCCCGCCGCGCTGTACGCGTCCGTGATGTACGGCGCCGTGTTCGGGCTGCTGTCGATGGGCGCCGCGCTCGCTGTGGCGGCGCCGGCCATGCTGGTGACGTGGATCACCGTGCTGGTGCTGCTGGCGTTCGCCGGGAAGCCCCGGAGGTTGCTTGTCGCGGAGGGGCGCCGCGCCACGCGGGACATCGCAGGGCTCGCGCTCCGCGTGCTGCTGCGCGAGGGCAACGCCGTCGCCGCGCTCTGTGCCGCCGCCAGCTTCGTGGCCCTCCTCCTCGGCCGccgcgacgacggcggcggcggcagctga